From the Helianthus annuus cultivar XRQ/B chromosome 17, HanXRQr2.0-SUNRISE, whole genome shotgun sequence genome, the window GACCACGATTGTTACAAGTTATAAACAAAAGATATTACATTGCTTTACCAAAACTTAACATAATGAATTTTACAGATTATCAATTCCAAATGATCAAATTTGTTAAAAACATGTacataaattttaaaataaaCATGTATCATatgggtagggatatggtaaaaagtgtctaaaatgtgagaagggtaagaagtgttttaaaccattggatatttgttcgaatggttgagatcaatagggtataaaaatgtaaattgtgttttaattaggcTAGCTTACCTGCGATATTGATGTCCACAGCAGCTGCTCATCAACAGGGGGGCAGGGGTTTATCTTTAAtaggctagggtttgctattcagaaaggggtagcggcgcagcttgttgctcgtttACCTGCGATATTGATGTAACTCGGCCAGTTTTTATTAAactagtaaataaaaaaaaaagtcatccaaagacaaaaaaaaaaaaaaaaaaaaaaaaaattagaaggaccttatgtaaaattgaagggcaatagtgacttttccaacgttttaaatatggtaaccgtttcaaaaccccccatcaatctcctaaaaatcagcgaatttatggtaacagtttcaaaacccccatcaatctcctaaaaaTCAGCGACTTTCTCGAACAGAATAAATTCTTCGATTTCCTTCACAACAACTTTTATAACACTATAAGAAcaatatattacatgataaaacactataggaagatataacactatctgtttactgtaagacactatacataaataaaacactgttgatggggataaaacactatgaaaaggaacaatatattacatgataaaacactataggaagatataacactatctgtttactgtaagacactatacagaataaaatACTATTTATAGGGATAAAAACTATgaaaggaacagtatattacatgataaaacactatagaaagatataacactatctgtttactgtaagacactatatagaataaaacactattgatgaggataaacactatgaaaaggagattaaagatggcatgtacataatataacactattaACTGGGGAATATAACACTAAAACAAGAACTTACCGTAAACAATTAAATGTATAGAACAATTCGAATTCGCCTGATATATCTCATCGCCAGtttttggcagttatctttggaaatcaattaaCCGATAATAATAGAAAATTACTAAtacacccttttgaattaattaagataaatgacacttgtcattcccaaattatttcttacacttctcatAAAAGTTTCACTTTATACAGAATCTATACACATGCATACCTTTTGAAATAAACATGTACATAAGTTTAAacaatatgaaaaaaaaaaaatgcaaacTTAATTCAATTTACTAAACTAAAAGTTAACACTGTGTAAATGTCAGATGCTAGTTATAACATTATAGAAAACGTTGATCCTTCTGTCGTTACTCGCCACTATTCACTAACCTCTTTTGGTCCCTCTTAATATCTTAGCTAGCGACAACTGAAACACGAAATTCCAATGTGAAATTTCTACGAAACACACTTGCCAAGTTGCCAGAGATTTTCTCGTCGCATTAAGTTTGTGTGGTCTCGTTCTTCTTCACCACATGTGTGAATATAtttaatatctttttttttttgttaaaaaattgtTTTATTCCAATCAACATGGCAAATTATATAAGGATAtcaggtagacgggcaacaaacTGCGTCGTCATCcccttctgaatagaaaaccctaatctcctACAAACAAAGCATCGCCCATGAGGGGTCAAAAAGTTGTtgtggaccacacgctgaactctagcCAAGAATTGAACCAATtccggcgccaaggagccgaacgtgtcaaacgccagggggacaaaggcatgctgattatcctcacaagctttcgcgtgcttttcTATCTTCTTTGACCCGGCTAGGAgggatacacctgtgagatcgacacaGGCATGTTTCCCGCCCTCCCAAGCAAAAACTAGCACGTCAGCCGGGCGTAGGTGGACATCCCTTCCGCCGGGTCTGTAAGAAAATTAACCGGTGTCTCTTTCTTTGCCGAGATCACTGCTCGTCTGAGAATATCCATTAACGCGTCTCGAACAAAGTCCTGGCGATACTTAAACCCCGACAACTCTCTATAGTGTAACAcatgctccccgtatttatccaGGCATGCTTTACGGCAGACTGGGCAAGTTTCATCATTCGGGAACATGGGGCATAAACCATATCACTAGATATCGGTAAAatgcatatattttttttaaaggtaAACTTCATTAACAAAAAAGCCGACCCAAACCGGGCCGACCAAGCACAACTACAAAACAGATTACATATTTACAAACGAACACCACTCTCCCCAATTTATCCCTTTATGTTTCGATCTATTTGAGAACTATAGATAATCCATAGCCTTGACATCGCTTAAAATACTATCTATCTTAATCGGTTTATTAGAGAATTTCAAATTGTTTCTAGCACGCCACAAGCTCCAGCAAACTATCATGACAATTCCATGGACCGCTTCCTTCTTTTTCTCTGAGGCCCTAAGCTCCTTATGAATACCAAGAAGATCCTTAAGCGAAAAAGCAAAGATGTTAGGAATCTTACACCACAAGTTGATCTCGTTCCAGACAATCGAAGCAACATGGCAGGCAATGAAGAGATGCTCTGAAGTTTCTTCGACCGAGTTGCACATCGGGCAAAGAGAATCTCCAATCTGAACGTCCCTTTTCTTTAAGGATTCACTGGTAGGAATTCTGTCCATTTCCATTCTCCAACCGTTGATGTTACATTTGGCGGGGATCCATTTACACCAATCCATGATAAATCTATTATCGATCATGTATTCCGCATTCAGCAGCCGTTTCACTGCCTTAACAGAAAAGGCTCCCGCTGAATCGGAAACCCATTCCCAGCGATCATTGATATCCGAGACCTGGACACTTTCCAGAGTTGAAACGAGTTGCTGAAAGCTGGAAATCAGTTTCGAGAAGCCAGCGCAAAGTTCCAGCTCCAAAACAGAACCGATTCGTTACCTTGTCTTCTAATTCGATCCGCCACGACGCATTTTTTGTCCGGTTCCAACCTGCTCGGGGAATTTCTGTTTAAGAGGTTCATTAATTATCCAAGGATCTAGCCAAAATGATATCTACTTTCCATTTCCGACAACGCCTTTTAAATAGTTCCGAAGAGGGAGCCCTCCAGCCTTGGTATTGATGAACACCTTGGAGATGTTGTTTCAAACCCCATTTAAAGATTTCTTAAAAGGGATACACTCCCATCCCACCCTACTAAATGCAATGCATCGATAACTCTCTTCCAAAGGTTGTTCTTTTCCGTTTTATAGCGTCATCCCCATTTCGTTTAAAACCGACGTATTAACCTCTTTTCATTTATTCAAGCCAAGTCCGTCTTCTTTCTTGTGACACGAAACCCGTTCCCAAGCCACCCAATGCATTTTCTTTTCCTCAATGAAGCCTCCCCACAAAATTTTTTTGATCAAAGCTTCCAAATCCGAAATCACCTTCTTAGGAGCTTTATAGAGCGAGAAGTAATAAGATGGTAAAATGCATATATGCATTCATTTTATTTACATACACAAACCTGCTTTGTATTATATACATTCTCTTATCTAATATCGTGTAATATTTAATTTCAAAAGTTAAAAGCATTGATAAATAACAATCATGTAACAACTAATATTTATTAATACTGGTGGTTAATAATTGGCTTAATAAATTTACTAGTGAGAATACTCGCGCGTTGTCGTGGATACGTATGTTCATACAAGTTCATCTCCACCATGACtcgggatgagcatttggtatcaAATCCCGATCCCGTACCGATCTCGATCCCGAAAATACCGTACCGAATTTTTTCGGTACCGGAAACGGTATCAACCTTTTGGCatttacggtatcggtattttcGGGATCGGTACCGGTTCGATACGGTAACGgtaaaataccgaattttaccTTGAAATACCGTTACcgtaccgataccgtaccgacATATTTCGGTATCAGTATCGGTACCCAGTGTTGGTGAAATTCGAGATCGGGACAGGATCGGGATTTGGTCATCCCTAATGTCCATGACCATATATGCTTGTTAATAGTTTATCCGATAAGGGTAAGGTTcagctacaaagtccatttttcctacaaagtgtacaaagtcataaaacaccacaatttcaactataaaacacactcaaaacccacaaataacagagtgaagatcactaaaacacaatatccaaaccctaagaGTCCATagaaacttcaaacacaccattgtagaactatgaatataaaacacaacatgataatcaacataaaacacattaaTGTTAGTTATTTGAAAATCAAAGACTtgtcatccaaaacacaacacaaaacccacaaatatggcgctttagtaatcttcactttgttatttgtaggttttgagtgtgtttaatggctgaaattgtggtgttttatgactttgtacactttgtaggaaaaatgaactttgtagccaactcccaccctatcCAATAATATAACTTCTATTTGTATTACTAAGCAATTAGTTACATTTGTTACAAGAAAATATATAGAATAGTTGAAAATTCGTAAAGGATAAAATATTTTCATGAAAAAGGTAAGGAGAAAGAGAAAATTAGAAATAGACGGGCAACAAACTGCGCCGTcatccccttttgaatagaaaaccctaatctcctACAAACAAAGTCTCGCCcatgaggggtcgaaaagttgttgtggaccacacgctgaactctagcCAAGAACTGAACCGCCTCCGAcgccaaggagccgaacgtgtcaaacgccagggggacaaaggcatgctgattatcctcacaagctttcgcgtgcttttccaTCTTCTTTGACCCGGCTAGGGGGATACACTTGTGAGAttgacacaagcatgtttcccgcccTCCCAACCAAAAACTAGCACGTCAGCCGGGCGTAAGGTGGACCTCCCTTCCGCCCGGTTTGTAAGAAAATTAACCGGTGTCTCTTTCTTTGCCGAGATCCCTGCTCGTCTGAGAATATCCATTAACGCGTCCGAACAAAGTCCTGGCGATACTTAAACCCCGGCAACTCTCTATAGTGTAACACATGCTCCTCGTATTTATCCAGGCATGCTTTACGGCAGACTGGGCAAGTTTCATCATTCGGGAACATGGAGCATAAACCATATCACTAGATATCCAGCTCCAAAACAAAACCGATTCGCTACCTTGTCTTCTAATTCGATCCGCCACGACGCATTTTTTGTCTGATTCCAACCTGAAGAGCTCAGGAATTTCTGTTTAAGAGGTTCATTAATTATCCAAAGATCTAGCCAAACTGATATCTCCTTTCCATTTCCGACAACGCCTTTTAAATAGCTCCGCAGAGGGAACCCTCCGGCCTTGGTATTGATGAACACCTTGGCTATGTTCCAAAGACCATTTAAAGATTTCTTAAAAGGGATACACTCCCATCCCACCCTACTAAAATGCAACACACCGATAACTTTCTTCCAAAGGTTGTCCTTTTCCGTTTTATGGCGTCATCCCCATTCGTTAAAAGCGACGTATTAACCTCTTTTAGTTTATTCAAGCCAAGTCCGCCTTCTTTCTTGTGACACGAAACCCGTTCCTAAGCCACCCAATGTATTTTCCTTTCCTCAAGGGAGCctccccacaaaaaaaaaaaaaaaaaaaaaaaaaaaaaaattgatcaaAGCTTCCAAATTCAAAATCACATTCTTAGGAGCTTTATATAGCGAGAAATAATAAATTGGTAAAATGCATATATTCATTCATTTTATTTACATACACAAACCTGCTTTGTATTAGATACATTCTCTTATCTAGTATCGTGTAATATTTAATTTCAAAAGTTAAAAGCATTGATAAATAACAATCATTTAACAGCTAATATTTATTAATACCGGTCGTTAATAATTGGCTTAATAAATTTATTAGTGAGAATACTCGCGCGTTGCCCTTGGTACTTATGTTCATACAGGTTCATCTCCAACACCAtgattagggatgagcatttggtatcaAATCCCTATCCCGTCCCGTACCGTCGATCCCCACTTTTTGGCATTTACGGTATCAGTATTTTTAgtatcggtaccggttcggtacgaTACCGGTAAAATACCGAATTTCACCTTGAAATACCGCTACCGTACCGATACCATACCGATACCGTACTGTACCGTACCGACatatttcggtatcggtatcgatGCCCAGTTTGGCGAAATTTGGGATCGGGACAGGATCGAGATTTGTTCATCCCTAACCATGACCATATATGGTTGTTAATAGTTTATCCGATAATATAACTTCTAGTTGTATTACTAAGCAATTAGTTACATTTGTTACacgaaaaatatataaaatagttGAAAATTCGTAAAGGATAAAATATTTTCATAAAAAACGTTAGGAGAAATAGAAAAGGGATAGGTGATAACCATGAGCAAAATCTGGGTAAATGCTTTGCTCTTCAAAATGCCCAAAGAAAATATGCATACATAACACACAGAGTTGATAGTTTTTGAGGTAATCCAAACAATGACAACTTCTCATCATAAACTCCCCAGATCTATATTGAAAATTTTGAATTAGGTATGATTACAAAACCCAAAAATCTTCATGTAATTAGTAAGAGAGACCATTAATCTATCATATCACAGTTTGTAGTTTGTTTATATTTATCTAGCAAAGGGTATGTTGTGCGTCATAAAGAGACATAAGTATGTACCTTAGACAAGAACGGTTCAAGAATGGTCACAACATTTACAAGTGAAGGCTCTAGCCCTATCTCTTCCTTTGCTTCCCTTGTTGCTGCGTCAACATCATGGAaggctttgatggtgtgcggggaggaccttcGCACAAGGCCCCCGATTTCGAGGGAcatgcgatttaaaaaaaaaatccgatacgtatatgttatttttttttaatagtaaacacataccactttcaatataggcccatttacaaatcattttttatggtttagaatttagcccacttgGAATTATGTTTATTAAGCCCAATACTGATTTGATcatttttaaataataacaaaacataacaGATCATCCACGTCATCTTCCTCTGCTTTTCCTCCAGGCAATGAAACTTCACCTATATTTCAAGGCTTAAACACGCCATTTGTCAATCGCATTAGCtacagaaagaaaaaaaaaacactatttgAACATTAAGCCTAGTTTAATCCACTTCTCGCAAGATGTTAGATTTTACCCACAAATCATATACACTATGATTAGGGGTGTAAATGAGCCGAGCTACTCGACAGAAAAAGCTAAAAACGAGTCGAGCTTGATCCTGAGCGAGCCTAAAAATAAGGTTGATTAGTAAATGACCCAGGCTAGCTTCTCACTAAGCGAGCTCGAGCTGGCTCACGATCCTAAACGAGCCTATTATATATCTAATAtattaaagatatatttttataatttttataaataaatttatttaaaataataaatatagatATTTAAAAggaaattaaaaataataaatgaacCAAGCTCGAAAAACTATatgcgagccgagctcgagctttagaaacaAAGCTTGAACCGAGCCGAGCGTGAGTGCGAGCTTTCATAAACTCAACCTTGTTTCCAACTAACTTGCATGTTGAGGGACTTGAGTTGAGGTTTCATTTAAGAAAGTTTGAGGCGCAAACACCTCCAAACCAACCAACCGAAGTCACTAAAACAACTTTCAAGTCACAGTTTTCAAAATCCGAAAAAACCGAACATTTAGGTTACGGTTTCGATTTTACCACAAAACCGAACCGTGCACATGCTCACTAAAGAGATTAAAACTGTTGTGGGCCTGATTTTGTGGACTTTAACTTTACCTTAGCGGTGGGTCTAGTTGTAAATAGGTGTTGGCATTAAGCCCATCAGGACAGGTTGAGCTGCTGCTGAACGTATGGGTTGCTACTAAATTGTGGATCAAGCCCGCTGAAGTAAGACCACATGTCATTTCATTATACTTATATCACTAGACACTAATCATGAAAAATTAATAAATTCTAGTGACAATAAAAATGTtataactattttttttaatGCTGGAAGGAACCAAAAAAACTAATTTCATGGAGACCGAACGATCAACTAGAAATCAGCTCGATGCGACTCCCTCCAGACCAGTATAGACTTGAGCGTATTTGACCCAACTATAACCCGTGTCCTCAATCTATTCCATCCAATTTCCTCCATTTCTCCCATGTTATATTAAAGCCTTTGGATCGATTTTTCATCCAATCAAAAACTTGTTCCTTTATCACCTCCACTGCTGGTATGTGCCCATTTCTTTTCCTTCAAATAGTCTTTTGTTCCTTGTGTTCCAAATATACCACGGAGTCACTGAGAAAATTGCATGCACTATTTTCCTTGAAACAACAATTTCACATGTACTACACGTTATGTCTTTACCGATTCTAGCCCATGATTCGTCGATACCCCAATCCACCAAAAAAAACTTatttccaaatttctttagctcttTGAAAACGAACAAGTAACATGTTTATACCATTCAAAAGATAAAATACCATGTATATATAGAAACCTAATAAGAGTTCAAGTCGAAATCTCGAACTCTTATATTTGAACTTGACCTTAATTATTGTATGTTTGGAGTTGGCATTTGCATTCAGATTCGAGCTCAAATTTACATAATATAAATTTATAACAAGTTGATGCATTGGGGTGTTGTACCGCATGTTTtggggggtttttcaaaaaaaaaaaaaaaaaaaacttgatatttcacttttaacccaaaactacttgattttgtagttttaacccaaaagtttttagtttttccaatttcacctcacaacctttttactttcaactttgatcccctatgtttttcatattttgcaaaatttttcgttttacgtttagaTCTAAATTTTGCGACTTAACACGGCGCAATGTGTGTGTGGTTCAATGATTTTACGTTTTGTTATACactttgttctaaattttgcgagttaacatgggaCAACATACGTGTGTGGTTCAATGtgtttacgtcgtctattttttcccgtttaataAGTTCGTCACAACGCGCGAGCCCtaaatcgagttagttattattttctatgttttatatgTCGGTCTAATTTTTCCACGTTAAGACGCCGCAACTtcaatgttggtggtcgttggctATAGTGTGGCATTGGTGTTATTTGTCACGGGTTCACGCTCCCTGTCGCAAGGCCGGGAGCTTAATACGATAGGTTATTTATATGGATACAAGTCATATAACGTAGTAATTTTGATACCATTAATTGTATTGAGTTTGTGAATCTGATCAACAGCATGTCAATTTCGTTGGCCGCGGCGCAACGCGCACGGGTCAATCTTCTAGTTATCAAATAAAGATTTGAAAATGAATTATTAATtttcatatatgtatataaatattGGGTTAATCgttaaagaaaaattaaaaagaagTCATGAAACCCTTTTGATACACATAAAGGAGAATATTGAAGAAGAaaggaagatggtggtggtggggccGTGGTGAGGGAGGGTGAAGATGATGGAGTGGCGGGGGTGGTCGGTGGAATGGTGGTGGCGTAGATGAATGGTATTTAAGGAATATGGGTTTCAGGGAAGGTGGGGTTTTTATGGAATATGAGTGTTCATGGAAGATGAGTTTTAGATCTAGAAGATTGAGGATGACTAAACTGtccttttctttactttttaattGTGTCACATGTTAGACCAGACGGTATGGGGGCTGGCTTAGGCccggcttggcccggcgccgGTCCCCACACCGCCCCCTCGGTCCGGCCCGTCCCAAACGGCTCCCACTCACCGGTCTCGTCGTGCCTCCCTTCTCTCACATatatctatacatacatacatatatatatatatatatatatatatatatatatatatatatatatatatatatatatatatatatatatatatatatataaaggggctcatcccccaccccctaggtgTTAGAAGATCATAAACATAATTCGTATTTAAGTTATTTATTAAacttaggatatatatatatatatatatatatatatatatatatatatatatgtatgtgtatgacGATATATTCGAGTGGGTGTGACTGATGGTTGGTATCGGTTCAAATGGCGGTTATTCCCGCCAAATCTCAACCGTCTTCACAACCGTTCCTCTTCTTAAATGTATATATGTCTGTTGCCGGGAACATCACTCGGTACCAAGACAATTATTTCTGCAATTGTCCTTTCATATTCATCACACACCACTACTAATATATTATCAATTATCGTCGATATGGAACCAAGACATGATGATGTTGCCGCTGCAAAT encodes:
- the LOC110923684 gene encoding uncharacterized protein LOC110923684: MDWCKWIPAKCNINGWRMEMDRIPTSESLKKRDVQIGDSLCPMCNSVEETSEHLFIACHVASIVWNEINLWCKIPNIFAFSLKDLLGIHKELRASEKKKEAVHGIVMIVCWSLWRARNNLKFSNKPIKIDSILSDVKAMDYL